Proteins found in one Poecilia reticulata strain Guanapo linkage group LG15, Guppy_female_1.0+MT, whole genome shotgun sequence genomic segment:
- the psda gene encoding PH and SEC7 domain-containing protein 1 — MEDWGSPAAERERPADRPPDQPGPEVLEVLTNGLKPDLQAARRLAKRLYALDGFRKSDVAPHLSKNNDFSQMVAQEYLEHFNFSGMNIDQALRTFLTRFALMGETQERERVLAHFSRRYRQCNPETMSTEGSIHTLTCAVMLLNTDLHGNNVGKRMSCSQFISNLEGLNDGKDFPKDLLKTLYSSIRNEKLQWTIDEEELRKSVSELADARTDSASQTMRRVAGGNPLVGVAQQADGELYKSGFLVRKVHADPDGKRTPRGKRGWKTFYAMLKGLVLYLQKDEYRTEREPTEDDVKNAVSVHHALAMRAADYRKRPNVFYLRTADWRVFLLQAPSAEQMQSWITRINAVAAMFSAPPFPAAIGSQKRFSRPLLPGSNTKLTQDEQLQAHENRFRAVSSELTELAAATPDRRVKGREQEEQKLRREYLEFEKTRYGTYAMLLRAKMADGSADLAAFEARLCGDGGLQRAHSSPSLPQDAAAARDKSRGAKTSRSLKASPSSSSSSVTKSSAKEGAGPKNGQRAELQKQSSKQEEAA, encoded by the exons ATGGAGGACTGGGGCAGCCCTGCAGCTGAGCG GGAGCGTCCAGCGGACCGTCCCCCGGACCAGCCCGGCCcggaggttctggaggttctgaccAACGGCCTGAAACCGGACCTGCAGGCGGCCCGGCGCCTCGCCAAGCGGCTCTACGCTCTGGACGGGTTCCGCAAGTCCGACGTAGCGCCACACCTCAGCAAGAA TAACGACTTCAGCCAGATGGTGGCGCAGGAGTACCTGGAGCACTTCAACTTCAGCGGCATGAACATCGACCAGGCGCTCAG gacGTTTCTGACCCGATTTGCTCTGATGGGAGAAAcccaggagagagagagagtcctCGCTCACTTCTCCAGGAGATACAGGCAGTGTAACCCTGAGACGATGTCCACTGAAG GCAGCATCCACACCCTGACCTGCGCCGTCATGCTGTTGAACACGGATCTCCATGGAAAC AACGTGGGGAAGAGGATGTCCTGCAGCCAGTTCATCTCCAACCTGGAGGGACTGAACGACGGGAAGGACTTCCCCAAAGACCTGCTCAAG ACGCTGTACAGCTCCATCAGGAACGAGAAGCTGCAGTGGAccat tgatgaagaggagctgAGGAAGTCTGTGTCGGAGCTGGCCGACGCCCGCACCGACTCCGCCTCCCAGACCATGCGGCGCGTCGCCGGTGGCAACCCGCTGGTGGGCGTGGCCCAGCAGGCCGACGGCGAACTCTACAAGAGCGGCTTCCTGGTGAGGAAGGTCCACGCCGACCCGGACGGGAAGAGAA ctcCGCGGGGGAAGAGAGGCTGGAAAACCTTCTACGCCATGCTGAAGGGTCTGGTCCTCTACCTGCAGAAG GACGAGTACCGGACGGAGCGAGAGCCGACGGAGGACGACGTGAAGAACGCCGTGTCCGTCCACCACGCCCTGGCCATGAGGGCCGCCGACTACCGCAAGAGACCCAACGTCTTCTACCTGAGGACGGCCGACTGGAGGGTCTTCCTGCTGCAAGCGCC GAGCGCTGAGCAGATGCAGTCCTGGATCACCAGGATCAACGCCGTGGCGGCCATGTTCTCTGCTCCTCCGTTCCCGGCCGCCATCGGCTCCCAGAAACGCTTCAGCCGCCCGCTGCTGCCCGGGTCCAACACCAAGCTGACGCAG GACGAGCAGCTCCAGGCCCATGAGAACCGGTTCCGGGCGGTTTCCTCAGAGCTGACGGAGCTCGCCGCCGCCACGCCCGACCGCAGGGTCAAAGGTCGtgagcaggaggagcagaagcTGCGGCGGGAGTACCTGGAGTTCGAG AAGACGCGGTACGGGACGTACGCCATGCTGCTGCGGGCCAAGATGGCGGATGGCAGCGCCGACCTGGCCGCCTTCGAGGCGCGGCTGTGCGGCGACGGCGGCCTGCAGAGGGCGCACTCCAGCCCCTCGCTGCCCCAAGACGCCGCTGCCGCCCGGGACAAGAGCCGCGGCGCTAAGACGTCCCGCAGCCTGAAGGCCTcgccatcctcctcctcatcttcggTGACGAAGAGCAGCGCCAaggagggggcggggccaaaGAACGGCCAgagggcggagcttcagaaGCAGAGCAGCAAGCAGGAGGAGGCGGCGTAA